One Mytilus trossulus isolate FHL-02 chromosome 5, PNRI_Mtr1.1.1.hap1, whole genome shotgun sequence DNA segment encodes these proteins:
- the LOC134719086 gene encoding uncharacterized protein LOC134719086 — protein MLSGILLCCFISSVLGHGRLLDPPARATMWRVGFSTPKNYNDNQLNCGGFMNQYLFQNGKCGVCGDPNQGPKDNEAGGRFATGTIGKTYKTGQVIDVSIQITADHRGWFEMKLCPNNNPAKAVTHACLDRYLLNVVGSGTRFINTPGVGTKRFQVKLPDGLQCSQCVLQWRWHAGNNYGVDPDGRGCIGCGSQEEFYGCADIAITGNGQTHVTQQPSITFRPIQTFKPFVTNAPVQTARPVQTARPVITARPVQTARPVQTARPVQTARPIQTVRPVITARPGTITCKAINYWAGVVALDQWCTVECQKGNCPPTACSCQGLGR, from the exons ATGTTATCTGGAATTttgttgtgttgttttattaGTAGTGTACTTGGACATGGGAGGCTTCTGGATCCTCCTGCTCGCGCTACAATGTGGAGAGTAGGTTTTAGTACACCGaaaaattataatgataatCAATTAAATTGCGGTGGATTTATG aatcaatatttatttcaaaatggtaAATGTGGCGTATGTGGCGATCCAAACCAAGGACCGAAGGACAACGAAGCTGGTGGGCGGTTCGCCACTGGTACCATTGGCAAAACTTATAAAACGGGGCAGGTCATTGACGTGTCAATTCAGATAACCGCTGATCATAGAGGATGGTTTGAAATGAAACTCTGTCCAAACAACAATCCTGCCAAAGCTGTCACTCATGCATGCCTAGATAGATACCTACTGAACGTTGTTGGGTCTGGAACACG ATTTATTAACACTCCTGGAGTTGGAACAAAACGTTTCCAAGTTAAACTTCCTGACGGACTACAATGTTCACAATGTGTCTTACAGTGGAGATGGCACGCAG gGAACAACTATGGCGTAGATCCCGACGGACGAGGGTGTATAGGATGTGGTTCTCAAGAAGAGTTTTACGGATGTGCTGACATTGCCATCACCGGTAACGGACAGACTCACGTCACTCAACAACCAAGCATCACATTCCGTCCGATACAAACATTTAAACCATTTGTAACAAATGCACCCGTACAAACTGCAAGACCGGTTCAAACCGCAAGACCGGTAATAACCGCAAGACCAGTTCAAACTGCAAGACCAGTTCAAACCGCAAGACCGGTTCAAACTGCAAGACCAATACAAACTGTTAGACCAGTTATAACTGCAAGGCCTGGTACCATAACTTGCAAGGCTATAAATTATTGGGCAGGAGTTGTGGCTCTTGACCAATGGTGTACAGTAGAATGCCAAAAAGGAAATTGTCCACCAACTGCATGTTCTTGTCAAGGTCTAGGTCGTTAA